A genomic segment from Bosea sp. OAE506 encodes:
- a CDS encoding cytochrome c oxidase assembly protein: protein MDKPASAPQRPQNLGRTALICSGVVMGMTGLSFAAVPLYDMFCRATGFGGTPKIGTAAAGTILDRTMSVRFDANVAPGLGWKFEAESPEIKLRVGETKTVFYKITNRTDRPTTGIASYNIAPDKGAAFFVKIQCFCFTEHTLQPGESLEAPVVFYIDPEIADKRDLDGLKAITLSYTYFASKSGQPLAQGGGNPVKDDAGKTNL, encoded by the coding sequence ATGGACAAGCCCGCCTCAGCCCCGCAACGCCCCCAGAATCTCGGCCGCACCGCGCTGATCTGCAGCGGCGTCGTCATGGGGATGACCGGCCTCTCCTTCGCGGCCGTACCGCTCTACGACATGTTCTGCCGCGCGACCGGCTTCGGCGGGACGCCGAAGATCGGCACCGCCGCCGCCGGGACGATCCTGGACCGGACGATGTCGGTGCGTTTCGACGCCAATGTCGCCCCCGGGCTGGGCTGGAAATTCGAGGCCGAGAGCCCCGAGATCAAGCTTCGCGTCGGTGAGACGAAGACGGTGTTCTACAAGATCACCAACCGCACCGACCGGCCGACGACGGGCATCGCGAGCTACAACATCGCTCCCGACAAGGGCGCGGCGTTCTTCGTCAAGATCCAGTGCTTCTGCTTCACCGAGCACACGCTGCAGCCGGGCGAGAGCCTGGAGGCGCCGGTGGTGTTCTATATCGACCCGGAGATCGCCGATAAGCGCGATCTCGACGGGCTGAAGGCGATCACGCTCTCCTACACCTATTTCGCCTCGAAATCGGGGCAGCCGCTGGCCCAAGGCGGGGGCAACCCCGTCAAGGATGACGCGGGCAAGACGAACCTGTAG
- a CDS encoding cytochrome c oxidase subunit 3 has product MAGAQTKNHDYHLVDPSPWPLIGSISATVMATGAVMWMKAMTLGGMKLGPLVFGIGLLGVLYTMLAWWMDVVREAEREGHHTQVVQMHHRYGMLMFIASEVMFFVAWFWAFFDASLFAGEAINYTRKEFTGGVWPPTGIQTFDPWHLPLLNTLILLTSGTTVTWAHHALIHDDRKGLKQALWLTVILGVLFTICQVYEYSHAAFAFSGHIYGATFFMATGFHGAHVVIGTIFLAVCLYRVYLGHFKPAQHLGFEFAAWYWHFVDVVWLFLFAAIYVWAAGAPGAH; this is encoded by the coding sequence ATGGCCGGGGCCCAGACCAAGAACCACGATTACCACCTCGTCGACCCGAGCCCGTGGCCGCTCATCGGCTCGATCAGCGCGACGGTCATGGCGACCGGCGCGGTGATGTGGATGAAGGCGATGACGCTGGGCGGCATGAAGCTCGGCCCGCTTGTCTTCGGCATCGGCCTGCTCGGCGTGCTCTACACGATGCTCGCCTGGTGGATGGACGTCGTCCGCGAGGCGGAGCGCGAGGGGCATCACACCCAGGTGGTGCAGATGCACCACCGCTACGGCATGCTAATGTTCATCGCCTCCGAGGTGATGTTCTTCGTCGCCTGGTTCTGGGCCTTCTTCGACGCCAGCCTCTTCGCCGGCGAGGCGATCAACTACACCCGCAAGGAGTTCACCGGCGGCGTCTGGCCCCCGACGGGCATCCAGACCTTCGACCCCTGGCACCTGCCGCTGCTCAACACGCTGATCCTGCTGACCTCGGGCACGACCGTGACCTGGGCCCATCACGCGCTGATCCATGACGACCGCAAGGGCCTGAAGCAGGCGCTGTGGCTGACCGTGATCCTCGGCGTGCTGTTCACGATCTGCCAGGTCTACGAGTACTCGCACGCCGCCTTCGCCTTCAGCGGCCACATCTATGGCGCGACCTTCTTCATGGCGACGGGCTTCCACGGCGCGCATGTGGTGATCGGCACGATCTTCCTCGCGGTCTGCCTGTACCGGGTCTATCTCGGCCACTTCAAGCCGGCCCAGCATCTCGGCTTCGAGTTCGCTGCCTGGTACTGGCACTTCGTCGACGTGGTCTGGCTGTTCCTCTTCGCCGCGATCTATGTCTGGGCGGCCGGCGCACCCGGCGCTCACTGA